A region of Sphingomonas sp. DNA encodes the following proteins:
- a CDS encoding tyrosine-type recombinase/integrase has protein sequence MEDRRLIAAFLEMMAAEAGAARNTLLAYGRDLEGASELLEGGLAAASTERLHGLAKAWLPLSRATVARKAAALRRFFGFLQDEGHRPDDPSAALPRPGTERPLPKVLDHRAVDALFVEIDRRKEEGGIMPLRLAALIELLYGSGLRATELVSLPRHALAPDRPFLILKGKGGRERLVPISDRARLAVADWAAHVPRDSLWLFPSGKKHLSRVRLYQLVRELAAAAGIPPERISPHVLRHAFATHLLEGGADLRAVQMLLGHADIATTQIYTHVDSRRLIDLVNSRHPLADAPRAKRPRVDADGGGA, from the coding sequence CTGGAGGACCGGCGGCTGATCGCCGCCTTCCTCGAGATGATGGCGGCCGAGGCGGGTGCGGCGCGCAATACGTTGCTCGCTTACGGGCGCGACCTCGAAGGCGCGTCCGAGCTGCTGGAGGGCGGGCTCGCGGCGGCCTCGACCGAGCGATTGCACGGCCTCGCGAAGGCCTGGCTGCCGCTCAGCCGCGCGACGGTGGCACGCAAGGCGGCGGCGCTCAGGCGCTTCTTCGGCTTCCTGCAGGACGAAGGGCACCGGCCTGACGATCCTTCCGCCGCCTTGCCGCGGCCCGGCACGGAGCGGCCCTTGCCAAAGGTGCTGGATCATCGCGCCGTCGATGCCCTCTTCGTCGAGATCGACCGGCGCAAGGAGGAGGGCGGCATCATGCCGCTGCGCCTCGCCGCCCTGATCGAACTGCTCTACGGCTCGGGCCTGCGGGCCACCGAGCTGGTCTCATTGCCCCGCCATGCGCTCGCACCCGACCGGCCCTTCCTGATCCTGAAGGGGAAGGGCGGGCGCGAACGGCTGGTGCCGATCTCCGACCGGGCGCGGCTGGCGGTAGCCGACTGGGCGGCGCATGTGCCGCGCGATTCGCTCTGGCTCTTTCCCTCGGGCAAGAAGCATCTCAGCCGGGTGCGGCTCTACCAGCTGGTGCGCGAGCTGGCCGCCGCCGCCGGCATCCCGCCGGAACGGATCAGCCCGCATGTGCTGCGCCACGCCTTCGCCACCCATTTGCTGGAGGGCGGGGCGGACCTGCGCGCCGTGCAGATGCTGCTCGGCCATGCCGACATCGCGACGACGCAGATCTACACCCATGTCGATTCGCGCCGGCTGATCGATCTGGTGAACAGCCGTCATCCTCTCGCCGACGCACCGCGGGCGAAGCGGCCGCGCGTTGACGCGGACGGCGGCGGAGCCTAA